In Pedobacter heparinus DSM 2366, the following are encoded in one genomic region:
- a CDS encoding head GIN domain-containing protein, with protein sequence MMKKISLIALLIPVLFTGCENKCIEDAGRHVSRAVSVKNFDRIKVEGAIKLVMVQDSSYKIQVDADSNIITYVKADVSGFELRLKLDYDHYCGTDSIVVRAGIGELRSLKLDGAVKAVGEGRIYADDLDLSFSGAADVNMNLSARKVVTRVDGVGKIALSGQAGVHDLKINGTARVDAFDFIVGIYNIDTDGSGKANINVLNELKVKTSGSSEIYYKGNPKKVDEKKSGATKLEKVN encoded by the coding sequence ATGATGAAGAAAATATCCCTTATAGCCTTATTGATACCTGTTTTATTTACAGGCTGCGAAAACAAATGTATTGAAGATGCCGGCCGGCATGTGAGCAGGGCGGTATCTGTAAAGAATTTTGATCGGATAAAAGTAGAAGGGGCCATTAAACTGGTGATGGTGCAGGACAGCAGTTACAAAATCCAGGTGGATGCCGATTCCAATATCATTACTTACGTGAAGGCCGATGTTTCCGGTTTTGAATTAAGGCTGAAACTGGATTACGACCACTATTGTGGTACAGATTCGATTGTGGTAAGGGCAGGAATAGGGGAGTTGAGGTCGCTGAAGCTGGACGGTGCGGTGAAAGCTGTTGGGGAAGGGCGTATTTATGCCGATGACCTGGACCTTTCTTTTTCGGGCGCAGCTGATGTGAACATGAATTTAAGTGCAAGGAAAGTAGTAACAAGGGTTGATGGTGTAGGTAAAATTGCGCTGAGCGGACAGGCCGGGGTGCACGACCTGAAAATTAACGGTACGGCCAGGGTGGATGCCTTTGATTTTATAGTTGGGATATACAATATTGATACAGATGGCAGTGGTAAGGCCAATATCAATGTGCTGAATGAGCTGAAAGTGAAAACTTCAGGATCGAGTGAGATCTATTATAAAGGCAATCCCAAAAAGGTGGACGAGAAAAAATCGGGGGCCACAAAACTGGAGAAAGTAAATTAG
- a CDS encoding RecQ family ATP-dependent DNA helicase — MNETEILKRYWGYDGFRPLQDEIIRSVLNGQDTLALLPTGGGKSICFQVPAMLKEGICIVISPLVALMKDQVEALKAKGIDAVAIYAGMGKREIDILLDNCIYGKIKFLYLSPERLLSELVRVRISYMNVNLIAVDEAHCISQWGYDFRPPYLKVSEIREIHPDVPVLALTATATKFVRTDIMEKLQFKKPHVFVQSFARKNLSYVVQDDEDKYKKLISIVNKVRGSGLVYVRNRRETAEVASFLSRNGVAADFYHAGVEKEERFRKQEDWKRNRIRVMVATNAFGMGIDKPDVRFVVHLDLPESLEAYYQEAGRAGRDGKKAYTILLANKSDELSLKAKYTASFPSVEEIRKVYHYLGNYFQLAYGAGEGLSFGFDLADFCKRFNVGVIKTMGALKFLEHDGYITLSENIFLPSRVLFVVGNEDVYRFQIENAGYDPLIKAILRLYGGSFEQYVKISEADIAAKLRISYNDVLRQLNNLQEQGLLSYIPQTDQPQLQYIRPRLDFSHMDIDLKYIAQRKQIQAEQITAVLAYAGKKICRSIQLLTYFDEPEADKCGVCDVCLAEKKADDAAMLKDKLDFEIVTLLQSESYLLDVLVNAVSTGTENERLGRIRELLDAGKIKTDGKNYYL, encoded by the coding sequence ATGAACGAGACGGAGATATTAAAGCGGTACTGGGGATATGATGGTTTCAGGCCATTGCAGGATGAAATTATCAGATCTGTTTTAAACGGGCAGGATACTTTGGCCTTATTGCCTACTGGTGGTGGGAAATCGATCTGTTTCCAGGTGCCTGCTATGCTGAAAGAAGGGATTTGTATCGTGATATCGCCTTTGGTGGCCCTGATGAAAGACCAGGTAGAGGCCCTTAAAGCAAAAGGCATTGATGCAGTGGCCATTTATGCAGGGATGGGAAAAAGGGAGATCGATATTTTGCTTGACAACTGCATTTACGGAAAGATCAAATTTTTGTACCTCTCGCCGGAACGTTTATTATCGGAACTGGTGCGCGTGCGGATCTCTTACATGAACGTAAACCTGATTGCCGTAGATGAGGCCCATTGTATTTCGCAATGGGGCTATGATTTCAGGCCACCCTATCTGAAAGTCAGTGAGATCAGGGAAATCCATCCCGATGTACCTGTTTTAGCCCTGACGGCTACTGCTACGAAGTTTGTGAGAACAGACATTATGGAAAAACTGCAGTTTAAAAAACCGCATGTTTTTGTACAGAGCTTTGCCCGTAAAAACCTGAGCTATGTAGTGCAGGATGATGAAGATAAGTACAAAAAGCTGATCAGTATTGTAAATAAAGTAAGAGGTAGCGGACTGGTATATGTGCGCAACCGGAGGGAGACTGCCGAAGTAGCCTCTTTTTTGAGCAGGAACGGGGTGGCTGCAGATTTTTACCATGCTGGGGTAGAGAAGGAAGAACGTTTCAGGAAACAGGAGGACTGGAAGCGGAACCGCATCCGGGTGATGGTGGCGACGAATGCTTTTGGAATGGGAATAGATAAGCCTGATGTACGTTTTGTGGTACATTTAGACCTGCCGGAAAGTTTGGAAGCCTATTACCAGGAAGCGGGCCGGGCAGGGAGGGATGGTAAAAAAGCTTATACCATATTGCTGGCCAACAAATCGGACGAATTGTCCTTAAAAGCGAAATATACAGCTAGTTTTCCTTCGGTTGAGGAGATCAGAAAAGTGTACCATTACCTGGGTAATTATTTTCAGCTGGCTTATGGGGCAGGGGAAGGGCTGAGTTTTGGTTTTGACCTGGCCGATTTTTGTAAGCGCTTTAATGTAGGGGTAATTAAAACGATGGGCGCCTTAAAATTTTTGGAGCACGATGGATACATTACCTTGTCGGAAAACATATTTTTACCTTCCAGGGTATTGTTTGTGGTGGGCAATGAAGATGTTTACCGTTTCCAGATAGAAAATGCAGGTTATGACCCGCTGATAAAAGCCATACTGAGGTTGTACGGTGGTTCATTTGAACAATATGTAAAGATCAGCGAGGCGGATATTGCAGCAAAACTGCGCATTTCCTATAACGATGTGCTGCGGCAGCTGAACAATTTACAGGAACAGGGCTTATTGTCTTATATCCCGCAAACAGATCAACCACAATTACAGTATATCCGGCCAAGGCTGGATTTTAGCCATATGGATATCGACCTGAAATACATTGCACAGCGCAAACAGATCCAGGCCGAGCAGATTACTGCGGTGCTGGCTTATGCCGGTAAAAAGATTTGCAGAAGTATACAGTTGCTCACTTACTTTGATGAACCGGAGGCAGATAAATGTGGTGTTTGTGATGTGTGCCTGGCCGAAAAAAAAGCCGATGATGCAGCGATGCTGAAGGATAAGCTGGATTTTGAGATTGTTACCCTGTTGCAAAGTGAGAGTTACCTGCTGGATGTGCTGGTAAATGCGGTAAGTACAGGAACAGAAAACGAACGCCTTGGACGTATCCGTGAATTGCTGGATGCCGGAAAGATTAAAACAGATGGTAAAAATTATTACCTTTAA